From the genome of Antennarius striatus isolate MH-2024 chromosome 19, ASM4005453v1, whole genome shotgun sequence, one region includes:
- the knl1 gene encoding kinetochore scaffold 1, giving the protein MTTAEPTTNRVHDGFTEDEIQQITGMETLLNAPLHTSKQRDKVGFDIGGDFGDETVMFCSDDAFMDMTHSQTMNIANNKEIIGDISLQNYDILPTSGEKTMMFTAGDGSMDITQCHTADLSGSVSLPTTRGKDLRVEKSNIYSSVPRLVPDFENFLASLFKPSGPILDPVTLPAGASSEESNYSSAHTETHKADVDKENQPPTSLLAGIERSINTSRKFGESSYGSALCKSMDMTETHTSRIRGFTDDDTPLHSLYPTRDASYHPGNRLSQMAEKTTQQQGSRTQSSSHTTDLISVKNPSLHVPPRRHTVNLDTKDEHREKTILFTASDEFMDMTQSHTVNISSGSVAPANQNCTSVKMNSASSLDERRRETCGPSISSGQDLDPGFKNLLAGIKTSVPSGDPEFVSVVPPSAASPQEAIGTNCYGSSHQTVGKEQQSQNETKVLQGSFHGDTICPESDVSMEMTETQTGRIGGLIDSDGLVQFIHPTQDTNPLKGAEMTSREENSETGLSNRAGLETSLKPFFKANLQKHQVNSEDDCSDKTVRFSAADDCMDMTQTHTVNIATDFAAQDTFSLGSQLKKGGCKDKAMEPAPLAKTDLQRNEVTLISGDDCRDKTIRFTADEACMDVTQSLNVNIVLDKKIRSHQNVDCLPAYREKTVRFTANDAAMDITQCHPVNKVTYFGSQSLHDVGYFPACGEKTVRFTASEACMDMTQSHTVNIDTDSKLHSQQNLGFVPAHGEKTVRFTAVDAAMDMTQCLTANIISDIGLHSRQNMESLPAHGERTVRFTASEACMDMTQSHTVNIDTNSKLHAHRHLDFIPGQGEKTVRFNANEATMDMTQSHTVNIVSDLKHSEQTMGSLPGYGEKTVRFTVNDAAMDMTQSHTVNIASDLKQQSDQAVSSLPVHGEKTVRFDEMDAEMDLTKSQTADIASHFDVNSHPNMDALHLCSEEAVKFSSSDATVDVTESRPADIVRKSVTASGCLRRDSSLSSSHENRNLAFPVKKRASETRHPHRKQSSSAHGLDPGFKISLSKETDTWTDPVITKAALAAPLESVDSSVFLDQPKTQEPDDDAVKDSPGLIPAILENPVTSGRPDDKSKALPEAETVQLLDEAPRCSSSKQSFNFDSDPLDKTDVSQESNAASETSILKDVEVTNQTNRCDSTKADNKEEPEPRNEASSPNAGDHTDTAPSRKSRRASLANLHSKIRRLSHMINTAPDEFVTESCTAPVSQLEHDADKNTDDKTSSLPAPEPEPEMICEDIEVNPAAQCLREREQASAANTQTQGLMGDQPVPATATPFGSKTVQLMSRLSVGGFKPKLPERSKPDASKKVNSEGEHTRTMTMNTSKELGELDGNVSDIFDEELGSCEDMSEMLDVRSPQKPIEEVSPPLECCVDGPLEDNVFEKESISEGHGIKRPWPEDELNVEDEKRMRPSTGTTDFEMGSQSPLLQCDGSISTVPCMTTQSTDDSSGIQTASIRCESTLKQSLFESQLESMLEDYASDVQRKFDDGTVTVLEFFKLFNIDFVIHNPRQSVRPDKLPSDTDLTPMDLLKDRHINHPKQMVYETDVQALAERVEELKVRKKDLNKPLKMVSKTLWEDMRNSSEQELKSFGAKLKQRNNLFRKTGKNQSHEMKEVLYTKLVQANLEEQQKLRGTIEEADEMLRSLDDCIHGLEAELAAVEEKGFEDAPSLKSLQEEMKTVSDTLTDNERQISELELQNEQNSKKLKRLKSETRRLEEHVDTLRLVNEWKFGENEDNCTVYTFLHGTFHLQLIYQESEGNDAEGQSEKKISQITFKHQLDVEKSQDHARLVHKLLAQYVDGVAAWAEKYPTSRYVPKLLHDVGLVVGRCRLLGEELRMLKMWGGLKLDILSISCMDTRVHIIFSSLKTFSKFEVIFSVSLTNFLCVLQMESFKNVIGNATSQQVEEIIASFSPGGNVLTKIIKKIHEKLL; this is encoded by the exons ATGACAA CAGCAGAACCAACTACAAATAG GGTCCATGATGGATTCACTGAAGATGAGATTCAACAAATTACAG GAATGGAAACCCTGTTGAATGCTCCTCTACATACTTCTAAACAAAGGGATAAG GTCGGCTTTGATATTGGGGGTGACTTTGGGGACGAAACAGTGATGTTTTGTTCGGATGATGCCTTCATGGACATGACGCACAGTCAAACCATGAACATTGCcaacaataaagaaataattgGTGACATTTCCCTTCAAAACTACGACATTTTACCCACCAGCGGAGAGAAAACGATGATGTTTACTGCAGGTGATGGATCCATGGATATTACCCAATGTCATACTGCTGACTTAAGTGGATCTGTGTCACTGCCTACTACTAGAGGCAAGGATTTAAGGGTGGAAAAGAGTAACATTTACTCATCAGTTCCTCGTTTGGTTCCTGATTTTGAAAACTTTCTGGCAAGTCTTTTTAAACCAAGTGGTCCCATCCTTGATCCTGTAACGCTTCCTGCCGGAGCTTCCTCTGAAGAATCAAACTATTCCTCAGcccacactgaaacacacaaggCTGATGTGGATAAAGAAAATCAGCCTCCGACATCTCTGTTAGCTGGGATAGAGCGGTCAATAAATACATCCAGGAAGTTTGGTGAATCATCTTATGGAAGTGCGCTCTGCAAGAGCATGGATATGACTGAAACTCATACAAGTCGCATTCGGGGCTTCACCGATGATGACACTCCCCTGCACAGTCTGTATCCCACACGAGACGCATCCTATCACCCTGGTAACAGGCTGTCACAGATGGCAGAAAAGACCACACAACAGCAGGGCAGCAGAACCCAGTCCTCATCCCACACTACAG ATTTGATATCCGTGAAGAATCCCTCTTTACATGTCCCTCCTCGAAGACACACA GTCAACCTTGATACGAAAGATGAACATAGAGAGAAAACTATACTATTCACAGCAAGCGATGAGTTCATGGACATGACTCAGAGTCACACTGTAAACATTTCCAGTGGTTCTGTAGCTCCTGCAAACCAGAATTGCACTTCTGTGAAAATGAATAGTGCTTCATCACTGGACGAGAGACGACGTGAAACATGTGGTCCTTCCatctcatcaggacaggaccTGGATCCAGGATTTAAAAACTTACTTGCCGGTATTAAAACAAGCGTGCCCAGTGGTGATCCTGAGTTTGTCAGTGTGGTACCTCCTTCTGCAGCCTCTCCTCAGGAAGCTATCGGCACAAACTGCTATGGATCCAGTCACCAAACTGTGGGTAAAGAACAACAGTCACAAAATGAAACCAAGGTGTTACAAGGATCATTTCATGGAGATACAATTTGTCCAGAAAGTGATGTGAGCATGGAAATGACTGAAACTCAGACAGGCCGCATTGGCGGACTCATAGATTCTGATGGGCTGGTTCAGTTTATTCACCCCACGCAGGACACGAACCCCCTAAAGGGAGCAGAGATGACATCCAGAGAGGAGAACAGTGAAACAGGACTGTCAAACAGAGCAG GTTTGGAAACCTCACTGAAGCCATTTTTTAAGGCAAATCTGCAAAAACATCAG GTCAATTCTGAAGATGACTGCAGTGACAAAACAGTGAGATTTTCCGCAGCTGATGACTGTATGGACATGACACAGACTCACACTGTTAACATTGCCACAGATTTTGCTGCACAAGACACATTCTCTCTGGGCAGTCAGCTGAAGAAGGGAGGATGCAAGGATAAAG CTATGGAACCTGCACCTTTAGCTAAGACAGACCTGCAAAGAAATGAG GTCACGCTCATCTCTGGAGACGACTGCAGGGACAAAACAATAAGGTTTACTGCTGACGAAGCCTGTATGGACGTGACACAAAGTCTCAATGTAAACATCGTCCTTGACAAAAAAATACGTTCGCATCAAAATGTGGACTGTTTACCCGCCTACAGAGAGAAAACCGTGAGGTTCACTGCAAACGATGCAGCCATGGACATCACACAATGTCACCCTGTTAACAAAGTCACTTATTTCGGATCACAGTCACTCCATGATGTGGGCTATTTCCCGGCTTGTGGAGAGAAGACAGTGAGGTTCACAGCTAGCGAGGCCTGTATGGATATGACTCAGAGTCACACCGTTAACATCGACACCGATTCAAAACTGCATTCGCAACAAAACTTGGGCTTCGTTCCTGCTCATGGAGAGAAGACGGTGAGGTTCACTGCCGTCGATGCAGCAATGGACATGACGCAATGTCTCACTGCAAACATTATCAGTGATATAGGTTTGCATTCACGCCAAAATATGGAATCCTTACCCGCTCACGGTGAGAGGACAGTGAGGTTCACAGCTAGCGAGGCCTGTATGGATATGACTCAGAGTCATACTGTTAACATCGACACCAATTCAAAACTGCATGCGCACCGACACTTGGACTTCATTCCTGGTCAGGGAGAGAAGACGGTGAGGTTCAATGCAAATGAGGCAACAATGGATATGACTCAGAGTCATACTGTTAACATTGTCAGTGATTTAAAGCACTCAGAACAAACTATGGGCTCCTTACCTGGTTATGGAGAGAAGACAGTGAGGTTCACTGTAAATGATGCCGCAATGGATATGACTCAGAGTCACACCGTTAACATCGCCAGTGATTTAAAGCAGCAGTCAGACCAAGCTGTGAGTTCCTTACCTGTTCATGGAGAGAAGACAGTGAGGTTTGATGAAATGGATGCAGAAATGGATTTGACAAAAAGTCAAACTGCAGACATCGCCTCACATTTTGATGTAAATTCACATCCAAACATGGATGCTTTGCACTTGTGCAGCGAGGAAGCAGTTAAGTTCAGTTCAAGTGATGCAACTGTGGATGTGACAGAAAGCCGTCCTGCAGACATAGTCAGGAAATCAGTCACAGCTTCAGGTTGTCTCCGCCGAGATTCCAGCCTGTCATCGTCTCATGAAAACAGGAATTTAGCTTTTCCTGTGAAGAAAAGGGCAAGTGAGACACGACATCCACACAGGAAACAATCTTCATCTGCACATGGTTTGGATCCAGGTTTTAAAATCTCTCTCTCCAAGGAAACTGACACCTGGACTGATCCTGTCATCACCAAAGCAGCTCTTGCTGCTCCTCTCGAAAGCGTAGACTCTAGTGTCTTTCTGGACCAACCTAAAACGCAGGAgcctgatgatgatgctgtAAAGGATTCTCCAGGATTGATTCCAGCTATCCTGGAGAATCCAGTCACTAGTGGCCGTCCAGACGATAAAAGTAAAGCTTTGCCTGAAGCAGAGACAGTCCAACTTTTGGATGAGGCACCTCGTTGCTCCTCCTCTAAACAGAGCTTTAACTTCGATTCTGACCCTTTGGATAAAACTGATGTGTCACAAGAAAGCAATGCAGCGTCAGAAACATCCATCCTTAAAGATGTAGAAgtcacaaaccaaacaaatcGCTGTGACTCGACTAAAGCTGACAACAAGGAGGAGCCTGAACCAAGAAATGAAGCTTCTTCACCAAACGCTGGCGACCACACGGATACAGCACCTTCAAGGAAATCCAGACGAGCTAGTTTAGCCAATCTCCATTCAAAAATCCGCCGTTTGAGCCACATGATAAATACAGCTCCTGATGAGTTTGTTACAGAAAGCTGCACAGCACCTGTGTCTCAACTGGAACATGACGCCGACAAAAACACGGACGACAAAACCTCATCCCTTCCTGCACCGGAGCCCGAACCTGAAATGATTTGTGAAGACATTGAAGTAAATCCAGCAGCTCAGTGTctcagagaaagagaacaagCATCTGCTGCTAATACACAAACCCAGGGCCTTATGGGAGATCAACCAGTTCCTGCTACTGCAACTCCTTTTGGCTCAAAAACTGTTCAACTCATGTCGAGACTCTCAGTTGGAGGATTTAAGCCAAAACTCCCCGAGAGAAGCAAACCTGATGCCTCCAAGAAGGTGAATTCAGAGGGAGAACATACGAGGACGATGACCATGAACACCAGCAAAGAACTGGGAGAACTTGACGGCAACGTGAGCGATATTTTTGATGAAGAGCTCGGTAGCTGTGAAGATATGTCAGAAATGCTGGATGTGAGGAGTCCTCAGAAACCCATTGAAGAAGTGAGCCCCCCCCTTGAGTGCTGCGTGGACGGACCTTTAGAGGACAATGTGTTTGAAAAGGAGTCTATCAGCGAGGGGCATGGAATAAAGAGGCCATGGCCAGAAGATGAACTTAACGTAGAGGATGAGAAGAGGATGAGGCCGTCGACGGGGACGACTGACTTTGAAATG GGATCCCAGTCACCTCTCCTACAGTGTGACGGGAGCATCTCCACCGTTCCATGCATGACGACTCAGAGCACAGATGACTCCAGCGGCATCCAGACCGCCAGCATCAGATGCGAGTCCA CTTTGAAACAGAGCCTGTTTGAGTCCCAGTTGGAATCCATGCTTGAAGATTATGCCAGTGATGTGCAGAGG aAATTTGATGATGGCACTGTCACGGTTTTGGAGTTCTTTAAACTGTTCAACATAGACTTTGTCATTCACAACCCTCGGCAAAGTGTTCGTCCCGATAAA cTTCCGTCAGACACAGATCTCACACCGATGGATTTATTAAAAGACAGACACATCAACCATCCCAAACAGATGGTGTACGAGACGGACGTCCAGGCCCTCGCAGAAAGAGTGGAGGA GTTGAAGGTACGAAAGAAGGATTTAAACAAACCGCTGAAGATGGTCAGTAAAACTTTGTGGGAGGACATGAGAAATTCTTCAGAGCAAGAG CTCAAATCTTTCGGTGCAAAACTAAAACAACGAAACAACTTGTTCAGAAAGACCGGCAAAAATCAGTCGCACGAAATGAAGGAGGTGTTGTACACCAAACTTGTTCAGGCTAATCTG gaggagcagcaaaAGTTGAGAGGAACCATTGAGGAAGCAGATGAGATGCTTCGAAGTTTGGACGACTGTATTCATGGATTGGAAGCAG AACTCGCTGCTGTTGAAGAAAAAGGTTTCGAAGATGCACCGAGCCTGAAATCGCTTCAGGAAG aAATGAAGACAGTTTCTGACACATTAACAGATAATGAGCG ACAAATATCAGAGCTGGAGTTGCAGAACGAACAGAACTCAAAAAAACTGAAGCGACTGAAATCCGAGACGAGGCGCCTGGAGGAACACGTCGACACTCTGCGTTT AGTGAATGAATGGAAGTTTGGAGAGAATGAAGACAACTGCACGGTCTACACCTTTCTCCATGGGACCTTCCATCTGCAGTTGATTTACCAAGAATCAGAGG GAAATGATGCTGAAGGGCAGTCTGAGAAGAAAATATCACAGATCACGTTCAAACATCAACTTGATG TGGAGAAGTCTCAGGATCACGCCCGCCTTGTTCACAAGCTTCTCGCTCAGTACGTTGATGGAGTCGCCGCCTGGGCGGAGAAGTACCCAACCAGCAGATACGTTCCTAAG CTGCTTCATGACGTGGGTCTGGTGGTGGGTCGCTGTCGTCTGCTGGGGGAGGAGTTGCGTATGCTGAAAATGTGGGGGGGTCTAAAGCTGGACATTCTCAGTATAAGCTGCATGGACACCCG AGTACACATAATCTTCAGCAGCCTGAAGACATTTTCCAAGTTTGAGGTGATCTTCTCGGTCAGTTTGACCAACTTCCTCTGTGTCCTTCAAATGGAGAGCTTCAAAAACGTGATCGGAAACGCAAC GAGCCAGCAGGTTGAAGAGATCATAGCGTCGTTTAGTCCCGGGGGGAACGTCTTGACAAAGATCATCAAGAAGATTCATGAAAAGCTACTCTGA
- the nudt14 gene encoding uridine diphosphate glucose pyrophosphatase NUDT14, producing MEEINNIEVVPCTESNYLKPFRVHYNQNGTKKSWDFMRTHDSVSVLIFNTTSHCFVLVKQFRPAVFMCEWERAKTQPPQPVEKAEEGAAEAAAPEPQEGQSASEGDSSSQWPPASAGVTYELCAGLVDKPDLSLEEIARQEVLEECGYDVPASKLKRITSYRSGVGITGSKQTMFYAEVSDDNCVGAGGGEPREGELIEVVKVPLHEAMTFAYDERIPKTVGVIFSFMWFHNNMSPKYKISTNV from the exons ATGGAGGAGATAAACAACATCGAAGTGGTTCCGTGCACAGAATCCAACTACCTAAAGCCGTTCCGGGTGCACTATAACCAG AATGGCACAAAGAAATCCTGGGACTTCATGCGAACCCATGACAG TGTATCGGTGCTGATCTTCAACACCACCTCTCACTGTTTTGTTCTCGTCAAGCAGTTCCGTCCCG ctgtTTTCATGTGTGAGTGGGAAAGGGCCAAAACGCAGCCGCCCCAGCCCGTCGAAAAGGCCGAGGAGGGCGCCGCCGAAGCCGCTGCCCCCGAGCCCCAAGAGGGCCAGTCGGCCTCAGAGGGGGACAGCTCTTCTCAGTGGCCCCCGGCGTCGGCGGGGGTCACCTACGAGCTCTGCGCCGGACTGGTGGACAAACCCGACCTCTCCCTGGAGGAGATCGCCCGGCAGGAGGTGCTGGAGGAGTGCGGCTATGACGTGCCCGCCTCCAAACTGAAGAGGATCACTTCTTACAG GTCAGGCGTAGGTATAACGGGCTCCAAGCAGACCATGTTCTACGCCGAGGTGTCCGACGACAACTGCGTGGGCGCTGGCGGAGGCGAGCCGCGCGAGGGCGAGCTCATCGAGGTGGTCAAAGTCCCGCTGCACGAGGCCATGACGTTCGCCTACGACGAGCGTATACCCAAAACCGTGGGCgtcatttttagttttatgtGGTTCCATAATAACATGTCTCCCAAGTACAAGATCTCCACCAATGTGTAA